A portion of the Blautia hansenii DSM 20583 genome contains these proteins:
- a CDS encoding nucleotidyltransferase family protein: MKQTALVIMAAGIGSRFGKGIKQLAKVGPSGEIIMDYSIHDALDAGFNKVVFIIRKDIEEEFKQVIGNRIEKITQVEYVYQDIQDLPEGFTCPKERTKPWGTGHAVLAAKKVINEPFVVINADDYYGKEAFVKIHEYLVEDREKTDKMDICMAGFILENTLSDNGGVTRGICALDEQKNLIGITETYNIQKTENGPAAVEEETGEKTALDEKTLVSMNMWGLTPEFLEVLESGFRKFLSETKPEELKKEYLLPTVVDNMIKEGTAQVAVLKTHDTWFGVTYQEDKEKVMESFKELVRKGIYKEQLFS, encoded by the coding sequence ATGAAACAAACAGCACTTGTAATTATGGCGGCAGGAATTGGCAGCCGTTTTGGAAAAGGAATTAAACAGTTGGCAAAGGTAGGACCAAGCGGAGAAATTATTATGGATTATTCCATACATGATGCGCTGGATGCAGGCTTTAACAAGGTTGTTTTCATTATTCGCAAGGATATTGAAGAAGAGTTTAAGCAGGTTATCGGAAACAGAATTGAGAAAATTACACAGGTAGAATATGTATATCAGGATATTCAGGACTTACCGGAAGGATTTACCTGCCCAAAAGAACGTACAAAACCTTGGGGAACGGGACATGCTGTTTTAGCAGCTAAAAAGGTAATTAACGAGCCTTTTGTGGTAATCAATGCAGATGATTATTACGGAAAAGAAGCTTTCGTCAAAATTCATGAATATCTTGTAGAAGACAGAGAAAAAACAGATAAGATGGATATCTGTATGGCAGGCTTTATTCTGGAAAATACATTAAGCGACAATGGCGGTGTTACAAGAGGAATTTGCGCACTGGATGAACAGAAGAACCTGATTGGTATTACAGAAACTTATAATATTCAGAAAACAGAAAACGGACCGGCTGCCGTAGAGGAAGAAACAGGAGAAAAGACAGCTCTTGATGAGAAAACCTTAGTTTCCATGAATATGTGGGGACTGACACCGGAATTTCTGGAGGTTCTGGAAAGCGGTTTCAGAAAATTCCTTTCAGAAACAAAGCCAGAGGAACTGAAAAAAGAATATTTACTTCCGACAGTAGTAGACAATATGATTAAAGAAGGAACCGCACAGGTTGCCGTATTAAAGACACATGACACTTGGTTTGGCGTAACTTATCAGGAAGATAAGGAAAAAGTTATGGAGTCATTTAAAGAATTAGTGAGAAAAGGTATTTATAAAGAACAGCTCTTTTCATAA
- a CDS encoding methionyl aminopeptidase, whose translation MELLERNAPCWCGSGKKYKKCHYNFDEKLKFYESKGVLIPSHDIIKTPEQIAGIKESAKVNIEILDYVSEHIKEGVTTQEIDNWVADITAKAGAVAAPLNYDGFPKSVCTSINEQVCHGIPSEDIVLKDGDIINVDVSTILNGYYSDSSRMFCIGNVSEEKKKLVEVTRQCVEKGLEQVKPWGYLGDMSQAVYEHAHANGYSVVREIGGHGIGLEFHEDPWVGYIGKAGTGMLLVPGMMFTIEPMINMGSHEIFVDDTDGWTIYTEDGKPSAQWEIMVLVTEQGYEVICY comes from the coding sequence ATGGAATTATTAGAAAGAAATGCACCATGCTGGTGCGGAAGCGGAAAAAAATATAAGAAATGTCATTATAATTTTGACGAGAAATTAAAATTTTATGAAAGTAAAGGTGTTTTAATTCCATCTCATGATATTATCAAAACACCAGAACAGATTGCAGGAATTAAAGAAAGTGCAAAAGTAAATATTGAAATTTTAGACTATGTGTCAGAGCATATAAAAGAAGGTGTTACCACACAGGAAATCGATAATTGGGTAGCGGATATTACGGCAAAAGCAGGAGCGGTGGCAGCGCCTCTTAACTATGATGGATTTCCAAAGAGCGTGTGTACATCTATCAACGAACAGGTATGCCACGGAATTCCCTCAGAGGATATTGTGCTGAAAGACGGAGATATTATCAATGTAGATGTATCTACAATTTTAAACGGATATTATTCTGACTCATCCCGTATGTTTTGCATCGGAAATGTTAGCGAGGAAAAGAAGAAGCTGGTGGAAGTCACACGTCAGTGCGTGGAGAAGGGGTTGGAACAGGTAAAACCATGGGGATATTTGGGAGATATGAGTCAGGCGGTCTATGAGCACGCCCATGCCAACGGATATTCTGTGGTAAGAGAGATTGGCGGACATGGAATTGGACTGGAATTTCATGAAGACCCGTGGGTAGGATATATTGGAAAAGCAGGTACGGGGATGCTGTTAGTTCCGGGTATGATGTTTACTATTGAACCAATGATTAACATGGGAAGTCATGAGATATTTGTAGATGATACAGACGGATGGACAATTTATACAGAAGACGGTAAACCATCTGCCCAGTGGGAAATTATGGTGCTGGTGACAGAACAGGGATACGAAGTTATTTGTTATTAA
- a CDS encoding DUF3048 domain-containing protein, with amino-acid sequence MRLKRVMLIAAVMVMAGAFTGCGKKEEKPEQPKIEKEKEPEAEKTVGEVVEEPEIPANQNLLTGLGDLSEGAIGKRPVAVMVNNVEKAMPQYGIGQADIIFEIPVEGDVTRFMALYGDYTKVPKICPIRSCRYYFPAISQGFDAFYVNWGIDETVSDYLKSLNMDQIEGITNTGGLFGRDQDKRNQGYALEHTGYFDGTQLPSYIESKGLRTDLKEDKKGPAFSFNGMEEQIKPASSDCTSVQIDFGSQSAAFTYDAEKMQYLKQINGNPQMDAVTGEQLGFTNVFVLETEISVRDDMGHKNLDWDGGADAKGYYISNGGMQPITWSKEEGKEDSYLTFYDESGNVLNINRGKSYIALNYKDKATFQ; translated from the coding sequence ATGAGGTTAAAAAGAGTAATGTTAATTGCCGCAGTAATGGTAATGGCGGGGGCTTTTACAGGCTGTGGTAAAAAAGAAGAAAAACCGGAGCAGCCGAAAATTGAAAAAGAGAAAGAACCGGAAGCAGAAAAAACAGTAGGTGAAGTCGTAGAAGAACCGGAAATTCCGGCAAACCAAAATCTGCTTACGGGGTTAGGTGATTTGTCAGAGGGGGCAATCGGAAAACGTCCTGTGGCGGTTATGGTAAATAATGTGGAAAAAGCCATGCCACAATATGGAATTGGGCAGGCAGATATTATTTTTGAAATTCCGGTAGAAGGGGATGTAACCAGATTTATGGCGCTCTACGGAGACTATACAAAGGTTCCGAAAATCTGTCCAATCCGAAGCTGTCGTTATTATTTTCCGGCGATTTCACAAGGATTTGATGCCTTTTATGTAAATTGGGGAATTGATGAAACGGTTTCAGATTATCTGAAATCCTTAAATATGGATCAGATTGAAGGAATTACCAACACAGGAGGGCTTTTCGGCAGAGACCAGGATAAGAGAAATCAGGGCTATGCGCTGGAGCATACAGGATATTTTGACGGTACGCAGCTGCCTTCTTATATTGAGTCAAAAGGGCTGCGCACAGACCTGAAAGAGGATAAAAAAGGACCTGCATTTTCTTTTAACGGCATGGAAGAACAAATAAAACCTGCTTCTTCGGACTGTACTTCTGTTCAAATTGATTTTGGCTCACAAAGTGCAGCATTTACCTATGATGCAGAAAAAATGCAGTATTTAAAACAGATAAACGGAAATCCACAGATGGATGCAGTAACAGGGGAACAGCTGGGATTTACCAATGTATTTGTTTTGGAAACAGAAATTTCTGTAAGAGATGATATGGGACATAAGAATTTAGACTGGGATGGCGGTGCAGACGCTAAGGGATATTATATTTCAAACGGCGGTATGCAGCCTATAACATGGTCAAAAGAAGAAGGAAAGGAAGACTCATACCTGACCTTCTATGATGAGTCGGGAAATGTGCTGAATATCAATAGAGGAAAGAGCTATATCGCCTTAAATTACAAAGACAAGGCAACCTTTCAGTAA
- a CDS encoding DegV family protein: protein MTLSEYKITCCSTADMPAAYFEEKNLPFVCFHFRMDGVEYPDDLGKSMAFDEFYKRISAGSEPTTAQVNTQQYMELFEPVLKEGKDLLHLTLSSGISGSINSANMAKIQLEEKYPERKIFIVDSLSASSGYGMLVDAALENQEKGFSIEENVKWIEENRNRLHHWFFSTDLTSFIRGGRISKVSGFVGQALNICPLMNVNTEGKLIPRNKYRGKKQVIREMVKRMEEHAQNQTQYSGKCMMSCSACEEDARKVADLVEEKFPKLNGKVQINSIGTVIGSHTGPGTVALFFWGDERTE, encoded by the coding sequence ATGACATTGAGCGAATATAAAATAACTTGTTGTTCTACTGCCGATATGCCGGCAGCGTATTTTGAAGAAAAAAATCTGCCCTTTGTCTGCTTTCATTTTCGGATGGATGGGGTAGAGTATCCGGATGATTTAGGAAAATCTATGGCATTTGACGAGTTTTATAAAAGGATATCTGCGGGTTCTGAACCGACTACCGCACAGGTAAATACGCAGCAGTATATGGAGCTTTTCGAGCCTGTCTTGAAAGAAGGAAAAGACCTTCTGCATCTGACTTTATCCAGTGGGATTTCAGGAAGTATTAACTCTGCCAATATGGCAAAAATCCAGCTAGAGGAAAAATATCCGGAGAGAAAAATTTTTATTGTGGACTCTTTATCGGCATCTTCAGGGTATGGAATGTTGGTGGATGCTGCACTGGAAAATCAGGAAAAAGGATTTTCCATAGAGGAGAATGTAAAGTGGATTGAAGAAAACAGAAATCGCCTGCATCATTGGTTTTTCTCCACAGATTTAACCAGCTTTATCAGAGGCGGCAGAATATCAAAGGTGTCCGGTTTTGTAGGTCAGGCGCTGAACATTTGCCCGCTTATGAATGTAAATACAGAAGGAAAATTAATTCCGAGAAATAAATACAGAGGGAAAAAGCAGGTTATTCGTGAAATGGTGAAGCGAATGGAAGAGCATGCACAAAATCAGACACAGTATAGCGGAAAGTGTATGATGTCTTGCTCTGCGTGTGAAGAGGATGCCAGAAAAGTGGCTGATTTGGTAGAAGAGAAATTTCCAAAGCTCAACGGAAAAGTACAGATTAACAGCATTGGAACGGTGATTGGTTCTCATACCGGACCGGGAACGGTAGCGCTGTTTTTCTGGGGAGATGAGAGGACTGAGTAA
- the glmM gene encoding phosphoglucosamine mutase translates to MGKYFGTDGFRGEANVNLTVEHAFKVGRFLGWYFGKEHKAQIVIGKDTRRSSYMFEYSLVAGLTASGADVYLLHVTTTPSVSYVVRTENFDCGIMISASHNPFYDNGIKIMNGNGQKMEAAVEEQIEKYIDGELEELPLAKREDIGRTIDFSAGRNRYIGYLISIPTRAFKNVRVGLDCSNGSASAIAKSVFDALGAKTYVIHNEPDGTNINTNCGSTHIEELKKFVKEKQLDVGFAYDGDADRCIAVDDKGEEVNGDLIMYVCGKYMKECGKLNNNTIVTTVMSNLGLYKACDREGISYEKTAVGDKYVCENMMANGHSIGGEQSGHIIFSKHATTGDGILTSLKLMEVIIEKKLPLSALTREVKIYPQVLKNVRVYDKKTARENQKVTEAVHKAETELGEDGRILVRESGTEPLIRVMVEAPTDEVCEKYAQQVVDAMKEENLIAE, encoded by the coding sequence ATGGGTAAATATTTTGGGACAGATGGGTTTCGAGGAGAAGCAAATGTAAACTTAACAGTAGAGCATGCTTTTAAAGTAGGACGCTTTTTAGGTTGGTACTTTGGAAAAGAGCATAAGGCACAGATTGTTATTGGAAAAGATACCAGAAGAAGCAGCTACATGTTTGAATATTCCTTAGTAGCAGGTCTTACAGCATCCGGTGCAGATGTGTATCTTCTTCATGTAACAACAACACCAAGCGTGTCTTACGTGGTGCGTACAGAGAATTTTGACTGCGGTATTATGATTTCCGCCAGCCATAATCCTTTCTATGACAACGGAATTAAAATTATGAACGGCAACGGACAGAAGATGGAAGCTGCCGTAGAAGAGCAAATTGAGAAATATATTGACGGCGAGCTGGAAGAGCTGCCTTTGGCAAAGAGAGAGGATATCGGAAGAACAATAGATTTCTCAGCAGGAAGAAACCGCTATATCGGATATCTGATTTCTATTCCTACCCGTGCATTTAAAAATGTAAGAGTGGGACTGGACTGCTCAAACGGAAGTGCATCTGCCATTGCGAAAAGTGTTTTTGATGCACTGGGTGCGAAAACTTATGTTATTCATAATGAGCCGGATGGTACGAATATTAATACCAACTGTGGTTCTACCCATATTGAAGAATTAAAGAAATTTGTAAAAGAAAAGCAGCTGGATGTAGGTTTTGCCTATGACGGTGATGCAGACCGTTGTATTGCAGTTGATGACAAAGGAGAGGAAGTCAACGGCGATTTAATCATGTATGTTTGCGGAAAATACATGAAAGAATGTGGAAAATTAAATAACAATACCATTGTTACAACAGTAATGTCGAATTTAGGACTTTATAAGGCATGTGACAGAGAAGGAATTTCCTACGAAAAAACAGCAGTGGGAGATAAATATGTATGTGAAAATATGATGGCAAACGGACATTCCATTGGAGGAGAGCAGTCAGGACATATTATTTTCTCTAAGCATGCCACAACAGGTGACGGAATTTTGACTTCATTGAAGCTGATGGAAGTAATTATTGAGAAAAAACTTCCGTTAAGCGCATTGACAAGAGAAGTGAAAATTTATCCCCAGGTCCTTAAAAATGTGAGAGTATATGATAAAAAGACGGCAAGAGAAAATCAGAAGGTAACAGAGGCTGTTCACAAGGCAGAAACAGAATTAGGCGAAGACGGAAGAATTCTGGTAAGAGAAAGTGGAACAGAGCCTTTAATCCGTGTTATGGTAGAAGCGCCCACAGATGAGGTATGTGAAAAGTATGCACAGCAGGTGGTGGATGCCATGAAAGAAGAAAATCTGATTGCCGAATAA
- a CDS encoding IMP cyclohydrolase, with protein sequence MEMLSLTKELKENAYPGRGIVLGKSEDGKKAVAAYFIMGRSENSRNRVFVEDGEGIRTQAFDPSKLVDPSLIIYAPVRVLGNKTIVTNGDQTDTIYEGMDKQLTFEQSLRSREFEPDGPNYTPRISGIMHVENGKYNYAMSILKSNNGNPQACNRYTFAYENPVAGEGHFIHTYMHDGNPLPSFEGEPKLVSIQNDIDEFKDSLWESLNEENKVSLFVRFIDIETGKYETRIVNKNK encoded by the coding sequence ATGGAAATGTTATCATTAACAAAAGAATTGAAAGAAAACGCATATCCTGGCAGAGGAATTGTTCTGGGAAAATCAGAGGACGGAAAAAAAGCAGTAGCTGCTTACTTTATCATGGGAAGAAGTGAAAACAGCAGAAATCGTGTATTTGTAGAAGATGGCGAAGGAATTCGTACACAGGCATTTGACCCTTCTAAGCTGGTTGATCCAAGTCTGATTATTTACGCTCCTGTACGTGTTTTAGGAAACAAAACCATTGTGACAAACGGAGACCAAACAGATACGATTTACGAAGGTATGGATAAACAGCTTACTTTTGAGCAGTCTTTAAGAAGTCGTGAATTTGAACCGGACGGACCGAACTATACACCTAGAATTTCAGGAATTATGCACGTTGAAAACGGAAAATATAATTATGCAATGTCTATTTTAAAAAGCAATAACGGAAATCCACAGGCATGTAACCGTTATACATTTGCCTATGAAAATCCGGTAGCAGGAGAAGGTCATTTTATTCATACTTATATGCACGACGGAAATCCCCTTCCAAGCTTTGAAGGAGAACCAAAGCTGGTAAGTATTCAAAACGACATTGATGAATTTAAAGACAGCCTGTGGGAAAGTCTGAATGAAGAAAATAAAGTCTCTTTATTTGTTCGTTTTATTGATATTGAAACAGGTAAATATGAAACAAGAATTGTGAATAAAAATAAATAA
- a CDS encoding COG2426 family protein — MLEKYLIVFFVSMVPLIELRGAIPIAEGLQLPFVQYYIVAILGNMLPVPIIYFFARKVLVWGSTKPVIGKFFSWCLDKGERGGKKLQEKAGKGLFVALLLFVGIPLPGTGAWTGTLAASILDMDFKSSVIAVMLGVLLAGIIMAAVSMGAFGALGALF; from the coding sequence ATGTTAGAGAAGTACCTGATTGTGTTTTTTGTATCCATGGTACCGTTAATTGAATTAAGAGGTGCAATTCCCATTGCGGAAGGGTTACAGCTGCCGTTTGTTCAGTACTATATTGTTGCAATTTTAGGAAATATGCTTCCGGTACCGATTATTTATTTCTTTGCAAGAAAAGTTCTTGTATGGGGAAGTACAAAACCGGTAATCGGTAAATTCTTTTCCTGGTGTCTTGATAAGGGCGAGCGTGGTGGAAAGAAATTACAGGAAAAAGCAGGAAAAGGTTTGTTTGTTGCACTGCTTTTATTTGTAGGAATTCCTCTTCCGGGAACAGGGGCATGGACAGGAACTCTGGCGGCCAGTATTTTAGATATGGATTTTAAATCCAGCGTAATCGCAGTTATGCTGGGAGTTTTGTTGGCAGGTATCATTATGGCTGCTGTAAGTATGGGCGCATTTGGTGCATTGGGAGCACTTTTTTAA
- a CDS encoding tetratricopeptide repeat protein, producing the protein MKKRVVLTVFLSMCLLGGCKGKELTDYEKGMENLEKQNYKEALENFREAVSDGEDAAKAWRGIGISWSGQGAFDKAEEAFLTALDFTEKSEKNLRTDLSLYLVDAQYHQKEYQACIKTCDEILDEKKEKNGYFLRGSAYLHLDEYKKAEKDFSKVISGSKEYEDYLDIYRIYQECDLNADGAEYLELALEMKAKSPEDFYNRGRVYYYLSEFEKAEKELKTAWEKEYAPAAVYLGKVYVEANEPEKAKDMYQKCLKQDELKAEAYNGLAYCSMEQEDYEKALEYIQKGLEVKDREVNQALLFNEIVVYERSRDFASAKEKMQQYLAQYPADAAAVKENYFLQTR; encoded by the coding sequence GTGAAGAAACGAGTCGTACTGACGGTTTTCTTGAGCATGTGTCTGTTAGGCGGATGCAAAGGAAAAGAACTTACAGATTATGAAAAAGGTATGGAAAATCTGGAAAAGCAGAATTATAAAGAAGCTCTGGAAAATTTTCGGGAAGCAGTAAGTGACGGAGAGGATGCCGCAAAAGCATGGAGAGGTATAGGGATTTCATGGAGCGGACAGGGAGCTTTTGACAAAGCAGAAGAAGCTTTTTTAACAGCTTTGGATTTTACAGAAAAATCTGAAAAGAACCTCAGAACAGACTTGAGTCTTTACCTTGTAGATGCACAGTATCATCAAAAAGAATATCAGGCGTGTATTAAAACCTGCGATGAAATTTTAGATGAAAAAAAAGAAAAAAACGGGTATTTTCTTCGAGGAAGTGCATATCTTCATTTAGACGAGTATAAAAAAGCAGAAAAAGATTTCTCAAAAGTGATTTCCGGTTCTAAGGAATATGAGGACTATCTGGATATTTATCGAATTTATCAGGAATGTGACTTAAATGCAGACGGAGCGGAATATCTGGAGCTGGCTTTGGAGATGAAAGCCAAATCACCGGAGGATTTTTATAACAGAGGCAGAGTCTATTATTATCTGTCAGAATTTGAAAAGGCAGAAAAAGAGCTGAAAACAGCATGGGAAAAAGAATATGCTCCTGCTGCCGTTTATCTGGGAAAAGTGTATGTGGAAGCAAACGAGCCGGAAAAAGCCAAAGATATGTATCAAAAGTGCTTAAAGCAGGATGAATTAAAAGCAGAGGCATATAATGGGCTGGCGTATTGTTCGATGGAGCAGGAAGACTACGAAAAGGCTTTGGAATATATTCAAAAGGGATTGGAAGTAAAAGACAGAGAAGTCAATCAGGCATTACTTTTTAATGAAATTGTTGTATATGAAAGAAGCAGAGACTTTGCTTCGGCAAAAGAGAAAATGCAGCAGTATTTAGCCCAGTATCCGGCAGATGCTGCTGCTGTAAAGGAGAATTATTTTTTGCAGACCAGATAG
- a CDS encoding phosphoribosylaminoimidazolecarboxamide formyltransferase, with product MKELALKYGCNPNQKPSRIYMANDSELPIQVLSGKPGYINFLDAFNGWQLVRDLKKATGLPAATSFKHVSPAGAAVGLPLTETLAKIYWVNDMDWKNFSPIACAYARARGADRMSSFGDFIALSDVCDKDTALLIKREVSDGVIAPGYTEEALEILGQKKKGNYNVIAIDENYVPAQLEHKEVFGITFEQGRQELCIDDALISNVVTENKELTEEAKRDLKISLIILKYTQSNSVCFVKDGQAIGVGAGQQSRVHCTRLAGQKADNWWLRQCPKVLNLPFKESISRAERDNAIDVYIGEEYMDVLADGAWENTFTEKPEVFTREEKREWLDKMQDVILGSDAFFPFSDNIERAHKSGVAYIAQPGGSVRDDAVIETCNKYNMVMAFTGIRLFHH from the coding sequence ATGAAAGAATTAGCTTTAAAATACGGTTGTAATCCAAACCAGAAACCATCCAGAATTTATATGGCAAATGACAGTGAGCTTCCTATTCAGGTATTATCCGGAAAACCGGGATATATCAATTTCTTAGATGCGTTTAACGGCTGGCAGTTAGTAAGAGATTTGAAAAAAGCAACAGGTCTTCCGGCCGCAACATCCTTTAAGCATGTATCTCCGGCAGGTGCAGCAGTAGGTCTTCCTCTTACAGAAACTCTGGCAAAAATTTACTGGGTAAATGATATGGATTGGAAGAATTTTTCACCAATCGCCTGCGCTTATGCAAGAGCAAGAGGCGCTGACCGTATGTCTTCCTTCGGTGATTTTATTGCATTGTCTGATGTATGTGATAAAGACACAGCATTATTGATTAAAAGAGAAGTATCTGACGGGGTTATTGCACCGGGTTATACAGAGGAAGCTCTGGAAATTCTGGGACAGAAGAAAAAAGGAAATTACAATGTGATTGCTATTGATGAAAACTATGTACCGGCTCAGTTAGAGCATAAAGAAGTGTTTGGTATTACTTTTGAGCAGGGACGTCAGGAGCTTTGCATTGATGACGCATTGATTTCTAATGTAGTTACAGAAAATAAAGAGCTGACAGAAGAAGCAAAAAGAGACTTAAAAATTTCCCTGATTATTTTGAAATATACACAGTCCAACTCTGTATGCTTTGTAAAAGACGGACAGGCAATCGGTGTGGGAGCAGGACAGCAGTCCCGTGTACACTGTACACGTCTGGCAGGTCAGAAGGCAGACAACTGGTGGTTAAGACAGTGCCCGAAGGTTTTAAATCTGCCATTTAAAGAAAGCATCAGCCGTGCAGAAAGAGATAATGCCATTGACGTATATATCGGTGAAGAATATATGGATGTTCTGGCTGACGGCGCATGGGAAAATACTTTTACAGAAAAACCGGAAGTGTTTACAAGAGAGGAAAAGAGAGAATGGCTGGATAAAATGCAGGATGTTATTCTTGGCTCTGACGCATTCTTCCCGTTTTCTGATAATATTGAAAGAGCACATAAAAGCGGTGTGGCATATATCGCACAGCCGGGCGGCTCTGTACGTGATGATGCAGTAATTGAAACATGTAATAAATATAATATGGTGATGGCGTTTACAGGTATTCGCCTGTTCCACCACTAA
- a CDS encoding 6-phosphofructokinase — translation MAKKRNIIVGQSGGPTAVINSSLAGVYKNAIERGFDKVYGMLHGVQGLLDEQYVDLSTQIHSELDIELLKRTPSAFLGSCRFKLPEIHEDKTIYEKLFGILNKLEIDTFIYIGGNDSMDTIKKLSDYAIITGQSQKFLGVPKTIDNDLALTDHTPGFGSAAKYIGASTKEVIRDAQGLNYKKNTITIMEIMGRNAGWLTGATALAKTEDCDGPDLIYLPEVPFDTERFLKKVKELLKKKSSIVIAVSEGIKLQDGRYVCELGNVGDYVDAFGHKQLQGTATYLANFLAAECNCKTRAVELSTLQRSASHMASRVDIEEAFMVGGAAVKAADEGDTGKMIVIDRVSDDPYMSATGIYDVHRIANEEKLVPREWMNKEANYVTKDFIDYIKPLIQGDYQPIMVNGLPRHLVLKMKKK, via the coding sequence ATGGCGAAAAAGAGAAATATTATTGTTGGACAATCAGGCGGACCGACAGCAGTAATCAATTCAAGTCTTGCAGGGGTTTATAAAAATGCCATTGAACGTGGCTTTGATAAGGTGTACGGTATGTTACACGGTGTTCAGGGGCTTTTAGATGAGCAGTATGTGGACTTATCCACACAAATTCATTCGGAGCTGGATATTGAGCTTTTAAAGAGAACGCCGTCTGCATTTTTAGGCTCTTGTAGATTTAAACTGCCGGAAATTCATGAAGACAAGACGATTTATGAAAAGTTATTTGGTATTTTAAATAAGCTGGAAATTGACACCTTTATTTATATCGGTGGCAATGACTCTATGGATACCATTAAAAAATTATCAGATTATGCCATTATCACAGGACAGAGTCAGAAATTTTTAGGCGTACCAAAGACCATTGACAATGATTTGGCTTTGACAGACCATACGCCGGGCTTTGGAAGCGCTGCAAAATATATCGGAGCTTCCACAAAAGAAGTAATTCGTGATGCACAGGGCTTGAATTATAAGAAAAATACCATTACGATTATGGAAATCATGGGAAGAAATGCCGGCTGGCTTACAGGAGCAACAGCTCTTGCAAAAACAGAAGACTGTGACGGACCGGATTTGATTTACCTTCCGGAGGTTCCTTTTGATACGGAGCGCTTCTTAAAGAAGGTAAAGGAATTATTAAAGAAAAAATCTTCTATCGTAATTGCAGTTTCAGAGGGAATTAAATTGCAGGACGGCAGATATGTATGTGAATTGGGTAATGTAGGGGATTATGTTGATGCCTTTGGACACAAGCAGCTTCAGGGAACAGCGACTTATCTTGCGAATTTCCTTGCGGCAGAATGTAACTGCAAAACAAGGGCAGTGGAGCTTTCCACACTTCAGAGAAGCGCTTCTCATATGGCGTCCCGTGTAGATATTGAGGAAGCCTTTATGGTAGGCGGTGCGGCAGTAAAAGCAGCGGATGAAGGGGATACAGGAAAGATGATTGTCATTGACAGAGTTTCCGATGACCCGTACATGAGTGCGACCGGCATTTATGATGTTCACAGAATTGCCAATGAAGAAAAACTGGTTCCGAGAGAATGGATGAATAAAGAAGCAAATTATGTGACAAAAGATTTTATCGACTACATAAAACCATTAATTCAGGGTGACTATCAGCCGATTATGGTAAATGGTCTTCCAAGACATTTGGTATTAAAGATGAAAAAGAAATAA